Within Bdellovibrionales bacterium, the genomic segment TTCAAGTAGCCACCCAACAAGAGAATAAAGTCATCACTCAGCGCACAGCCCTCAACGACATTGTAATCGAACGTGGTGGTGGAGGGCACATGATCACATTATCAACCTATTGCGAAAACCGCCATGTTTGTGACTACAAGGCGGATGGGCTCATCATCGCAACGCCCACAGGATCGACGGCTTACAACTTGGCCTCTGGTGGTCCCATCCTCCACCCAGAGGTCAGATCGCTGGTCGTCACCCCTATTTGTCCTCACAGTCTGACAAATCGACCCATCATTTTTCCTGATGATAAAATTCTCACCTTTAAGATCAAGAAGGGGCGTCACGACGCCGTGCTTACCGTCGATGGGCAATTTGTTTGCAATCTCACTCATTTAGATGAGGTTTCCGTTCGAAGGGATGCCTGCGATCATTTTGTTTTGCGCCGCCCAAGTCATAACTATTTTGACCTTCTCCGTGAGAAGTTAAATTTTGGCTCGCGGGCGGTCTTCTGATCTAGGAGTTAGAATGCTAGTCGAACTGAAGGTCTCAAACTTCGCAATAATTGGATCTCTTAGCTTACAGTTCCAGCCTGGATTAAATATTCTCAGCGGTGAAACGGGGGCCGGAAAATCAATTTTACTTAAAAGCCTCGCTTTATTGATGGGCGATAAGTCCCACGCTGATAGCGTACGAAGTGGAGCCGAGTTCGCCACAATCGAAGGAGCCTTTGACCTCGAAGACCGATCCGACGTCATAGATCGCCTGCATGAACTCGGAATTGACACCTCCGACGATCAGCTCGTCATTCGACGGCTGATTTCACCGCAGGGACGCAGCAGAGTCTATTTAAATGGCGGCCTTACGGCTCTAAATAGTTTGAGAGAAATTGTTACTCCCTTGCTTGAAGTGAATGGCCATTATGGAGCCCCCTTAATTGAAATGACGGGACAGCATGACAATCGTCACCTCTATTCAAAGTCCTACCATCTTGATATTTTAGATCGCTTTGCTGGAACTTGGGAATTGAGAAAGGAAGTCCAAACCAAATATGGTGAGCTGAAGGCCATAAGTCAGCGTTTCCAAGAATTTAAAGAGGATCGTCTCAAAAGAGATGAACGCCTCAGTTTTTTGACCTTCCAAAGAGATGAACTCTCTCAATTAAATATTGAGCCGGGAGAGGAGGACGAATTACAATCTCGATTTAATCGCGCTAAGAATTCCAACCGGCTCGCTGACTTCTGCTCACAAAGTGAAGAGAGCCTCTATGGCGATGACGATTCAGTTTTAGTTCGAATCCATCGAGTTTTGCAAAGGGGTCAGGAAATTTGTGCCATCGATGAACACTTGATTAAAAAGCTCGAACCTCTCCAGTCGGCGAAAGCTCTTATTGAAGAGGCCGTTTATGAATTCCGCGAATATGGGCGCAGCCTTGAAATCGAACCGGGAGAACTTCAAAATCTTGAGGAACGAATTTCGCATTGTCGCCGACTCATGAAAAAATATGGGGGAAACGTTGCCCACCTCATCGAGAAACTCACCCAGGTCGTGTCTGAAATTAATTCCCTAGAGAATTTTGATGAGTCTCTGGCAAAATTTGAACAGAAGGAAAGGGAGCTGACCGTGGCTCTCAGGATCCTCGCAGAAGAACTTCATGCCAAGAGAGTTAAGGCGAGTGTTCCCTTGAGCAAACAAGTCAACAAGGAGCTCTTTGATCTTAATATGAAGGGAGTTTTATTTGGAGTCAGTATAGCTCAACTCCCAAAGCCCAGCCCAACGGGTATCAGCGACGTTGAATTCACGACCTCATCTGGGGCCAACGACGGACCTCGACCGCTGGCAAAATTTGCCAGCGGCGGTGAACTCAGTCGGATACTTCTCGCTCTCAAAAGAGTTGTAGGGCTTTCTGATCTTCCCCGGACCTACCTGTTTGACGAAGTCGACGCTGGAGTCAGCGGCATGACCGCTGAAAAAGTGGGAAGAAAACTAAAATCCATTGCAAAGGGCCAACAGATCATTTGTGTCACACACCTTCCTCAAGTGGCGGCCTTTGCTGACCATCACTTTTTCATCCATAAAAGTCCTGGAAAAGCAAAGATAGAAGTAGAAGTCAAATATTTGGACAAGAGTGACGACAGGATAGGAGAAATTGCACGTCTTATCTCGGGCGAGAAGATAACCAAAACGAGTCGAGACCACGCCCGCCAATTGCTGCAAGATTCAGAAGCATCGATTTGAAACTTGTCTCTTGAGACTATCGAATCGAAGACAATGAAGAAAAAATAAATCTCAAAACTATCTCCAAAGGAGCTGCACTCCCTTGAGTGATGCTTGCCATAAACAAGAAGGTTGCCAGCGCTGTAATCAAGAATATGACTTTCTCTTCCCTTTTGATCACTGCTATTTTCGACCAGCCTATCTTTTCCATTTGTTTCTCTCCAAAATCAAAAAAAAAGGCCTCACTCAGGGGAGTGAGAGAGGCCTGGGGTATGGGGTGCTTAGACCGAAAGAGGGGCAACTCTGAATCGGCCTATGAACTGAATCAACACGGGGTAGTTGAAGATTCAGTTATGGGTTTCAAAATTAACAATCATCATATCTTTCCTATTCCAAGATACGTACCAACCCAGGGGAGCTCTCAATGACAGAAGGAGCTCAAGCCCATCGCATGATGTCTAATTTTTAGTGAATCAATTTGAGAAAATTTAATTTTTGCTAACGAATTCAGGCCCCTGCACTCAGTGACTAGAATTTGGACAGGAGTAATGGCACTGCCTAGTGAATGATCAAAAGGATTTTGAATTTCACTCCAACATATTGGATTTCAACGAAAAAACTGAAATGCCCGACCCCTCACTTCACTGTTAAAAATCGATACAGAGTCACCGGGGCAACAACCACTCATATGACCAACCAAGCTCTTGCTCAGGTCCTACTCCATCGATCTGCGAATTCAATGGAATTCCGTCTGAGCTCCGTTAATTCGATATTTTCAAAACTTGGGGACTCTCAAGCCAGCTTCCCAAGTTAAACAGATGAATAACACCACCAGGCAATGTTATCTGTTTGTCTTCCTTTACATGCAAATGACCGGCTATGAGAATATCAAAAGGGCGCTCAGAGAAGGTCCTGACCGCATGACTGAACATCTTTTGTTTTGCCAGAAGATCGCATTGTCGCCTCACTTGACCTGTGTACTGACGGCTCTTTCGACTGGCTTTCTCACCAATCTTTACAATTATTTTGCCGGAAAGATGGTAAGCCAACCATTTTAAAACAGGGGTTCTCAAAAACCAGCGCAAAAAAATATATCCTTTGTCTTCGGGATCCATTTGATCACCATGCTCTAGCCGGAGGACCAATCCATCCAAGGTAAAATAGCACGGACCGGAGTGGACCACTACCCCGAGCTGATTCTGCCAATAATCTCTCAAATAAAGATCGTGATTCCCCTCAAAATAGTGCAATTCGATACCCGCGCTCTGAAGGCGTTGAAATTGCTCAATGATAGGGCGAAAGCGGTCAACAAAATAAGAATGATGGGCGATCCATAAATCAAAGATATCCCCCAAAAGAAAAAGGTGGGTGCATTCTTCTCTTCCCACCAGACGACCTAAAAAATTCAAAAATATTCTGGTCCGCTCATCATCTGGATCAACGAGATGAAGATCAGAAATAAACAAGGCCTTAATGCTCAAGGGAAACCCAAATCATGAGGAGCAGGATTTCAAATCCCTAAATGCCATCACTGTTCTGCTCATCTGAGTGCTGCTTTTTGCGCAGATAGGATGGAACCTCCAATGTCTCAGAATCAAATGGAGAGCGAGCCATCTCTCGCGCCAAGCGCCTCGCCGCAGCCAAAGCATCTCCTTCATCTTCGACATCCATACTTAACTGTTCCGGCTGATGAGAGGGATTTTTCGCCTGACTCTCACGATAGGCCTTGGCTTTAGCAAGAAGAATATCGCGAGGCAACCGCGGTCTTTCTGTGCCTTCTAAATCGCCTCCAGAATTCGTCTGAGCCTCTGCGCTCTGACTCTGATCAAGCCCCTCATCCTCTGAAAGTGGAGTCAGTTTTTCAATTCTTTCCTCAGGAAGAGCCGGTGGCGCTTGTTGCGACTGATGCCACGCAGTTGAGGCCTGAGATCTCATCTCGACTTCAGCACTCACTGAGACTTGTGCTATGGTGCGAGATTCCATCTGATCCATCAGTCTTTGCCCCATTGCATTCACCTGGTTAACCTGGGCTTCTGCTAAGGCTTGCAGGCGCATAATTTGGTCCGAGACAATTGTAGTTTGATTGTCCTCGCCAAAGCCTGTCGCAATAACTGTAACTCTCACCTCATCGCCCATTTCTTCATCAATGACAGCTCCAAAAATAATTTCTGCATCTTCATGGGCAGCTTCTGTAATGAGAGTCGAAGCCTCATTTACCTCCCAAAGAGTCAAATTCGAGCCGCCGGTAACATTGATAATGATTCCGGTGGCTCCATCAATTGCAATGTTCTCAAGAAGCGGAGAAGAAATCGCCGCTGTCGCCGCCTCAACCGCACGATTCTCCCCAAGCGCAACTCCGGAACCCATGATCGCCATGCCTTTGGCAGCCATGACCGTGCGGATATCAGCAAAGTCCAGGTTGATCAAACCACGTATATTTATCAGATCAGAAATGCCCTTCACAGCCTGTAACAATACATGATCAGCTTTTTTAAAGGTCTCTAGTAGGGGCGTCTTTTCGCTCGAAACAGAAAGTAACTTCTGGTTTGGAATCACAATGAGAGTATCAACGTTTTCCTTAAGTTCCTGAATTCCAAGGTCCGCGTGACGTTTGCGCTTTTTGCCCTCAAAAAAGAAGGGGCGGGTCACCACGCCAATTGTCAATGCTCCCAATTCCTTGGCAATCTTTGCCACAATGGGAGCCCCACCTGTACCTGTTCCTCCACCCATTCCTGCGGTGACAAAAACCATGTCGGCACCATCAAGAGTCTCTACAATATCATTGTAAGATTCGATCGCCGCACGTTTACCAATTTCAGGATTAGCTCCAGCACCTAGTCCCTTAGTGAGCTCCGACCCCAAATTAATTTTCTTTTCCGCCCGATTCGCAGAAAGAGCCTGACGGTCAGTATTAGCAACGACAAACTCAACGCCCGTCAGACCACCTTCGATCATCGTCTGAACGGCATTGTTGCCTCCACCTCCGACACCTATAACCTTAATGCAAGCTCCGACGCTGGTGTTTTCTTCGAGTTCAAACATAACCCCTCCCATGGAGCCATCCTAAAAAACGCTCACAAAATAATCTTTAATTTTTTTTGTTACATCTGCAAAAGAAACGTTCGTCTTGACCGCGACCGCCACCTCTGTTGCCCTGTGCTTTTCCTGTCTCAATCCGTAAAGAACAAGACCAACTCCGGTTGCAAAGCTCGCACAACGAACCACATCCGTCAGACCGCCAACTCGATCAGGAGCACCTTTACGAACCGGCACATCAAAAATAAAATCGCCCATTTCCACCAAACCTGGTAATAGGCTCCCGCCACCGGTTAGAATCAGTCCGGACCCTATTTTTTTAAAGAAATCCATTTTAGATAATTCAGTCCGCAAAAGCTGCAAAGTTTCCTCGGCTCTTGCTTCGACGACTTCGCACAACTCTCGACGAGGAAGACTTCGGGACTTTCGCCCACCTACGGCCTCCACTTCGATTGCCTCTTCAGCGGGCACCAATTCTGCCAAAGCACAACCATATTTTCTTTTGAGATTTTCAGCGCTCATTTGAGTCGTCCGCAAACCCATCGCAACATCGTGAGTAAAATTATTACCCCCGACAGGAATCACTGCGGTGTGAGCGACACTACCCTGGACAAAACTGACCATATCGCAGGTTCCACCACCAATATCAATGACGGTACATCCAAGACTCTTTTCATCTTCAGTGGCAACAGCAAGTGCTGAAGCCAACTGCTGCAATACCAATCCCCGAACCTGAAGCCCCGCCCTTTCGGTACATTTAATTGCATTTTGAACGGCCGATGCATTGCCCGTAATGATGTGCACAGACGTCTCTAATCTGACTCCTGACATACCAATAGGATCGCTGATTCCGTCTTGGCCATCAATCTTATAATCTTTGGGAAGCACATGGAGAACCTGTCTGTCCGTGGGAATTACGATCGCCTTGGCGGCCTCAATCACTCTATCAATATCATCGGCTGTGACCTCATGGTGTCGTATCGCCACCATTCCACTTGAATCGAAAGACTCGATGTGAGTACCGCCAATACTCAACCAAACCTCCGACGAAACTGACATGCCGGACATCAGCTCTGCTTCTTCACGAGCTTTCTTTATCGCCTCGACAGTCGCCTCAATATTGATAACTATGCCCTGGCGCATACCCGGGTTGGCAGCAACTCCAACTCCAACAATGTCCAACCCGCCAGAAACCCCCACCACACCAACGACACAAGCCACCTTTGTCGTACCGATATCAAGACCGGTCACAACATGGCTCTTCTTAGTCACTTTTGCCATAAGTCCTCAATGCTGCGTTCACTCTGTTGCTAAAACCTTCAACTGCCACAGTTAAGCAGTGCTACTCCCGCACTAGACTATGTTTATAACACCTGCGACTGTTTGAAAGAAACCCAGACTAATGAATTATTCTCACAAACTAAGGTTGATTACGCAGCCTGACAACAACTTTCTTGGAGAATCTGGCGTCAATGACGCGTCCGTCAATCTGATGTTCGGTTAGATAGTTCAACACTTGCTCTACGTGACTCAGCTTAATTCTTGGAATGCTATCGCCAATCAGCACCCGAATCCCTTTTTGTCTTAAAATAAAATGGAATCCCTCCTTGGGGAGAAAGTGTATTTCAGATATTGAGGCAACACTGATCAACCCCTGTGGAGGAATTTGCGCAATTAGGCTCACAGCTTTGGAACGCATTTCTGATTTCTTGAAAAATTCGGATCCCCTCAAATAAGGAAGATCCGGCGCCTCTTCAGGAGGCAGGTCCGGCAGCAAACTGGCATCGTTGGCCACTGGATACACTCTGCCACGGTTATCTACCAAGCCCAACACGGGATCGCGAGGTCGAATTTGCACAAGAATGCCGTCCAGAAATCGGCGAGAAACAGAGGCGCGTTTCACTCGCGAATCCTTCTCTGCAAGAGAGCGAAGATCCTGAATGGATACTTCCCACAACTTCTTGCCATTAAATAATTGGTACTTTTTCCTTAAATCTCCCTGAATTCTCTGAAACAGAACATCCTGACCACTGACTGGATCCATCTCAATCTCTATTTGCTCAATACCAAACCAAGGGCCCTGGATTGCCCAATAGGTACCAACTCCCATTGTCGAGGCAATCAAAAATCCTGCTGTACCGCTCAACAACTTCCTCGACCATTTAGCCACTTTTCCCGTCCTTGTCTCAAAATGAACCATTGAGAGAATTGTTACTCATTATACGCAATAGGATCGAGCACTGGCGATTCATTTTACTGAAACTCGACTTTGATTTACCTAAGAAATCTAATGGGTTCGGAGAAAATAAGGAATTATTTCAATTTATAACGCAACTATCCGTTCGCGGTCGGGCTTCAATCCTGTGTCCCTTTAAATCTAAACGGAGGAATTTATGAAAACGGAATACTTGGAAAAACTAAGATTGCTTGCGGTTGTCGGACTTGCCGTGTGTATCAACGGATGCGGAAAAAAAATCAACCAAAGTCAACTCGATGAATCCTTTGAGTTAACTGCTGAATCCGCCATCACTTCTATCAGCGGATCAGTTGATGACCAAAACGGAATCGGATACACGTCACTTAACTTGCAGCACAAGACGTTTGTTCAATCCATACAAGAGTCCTTGCTTCCAAAAGCCTTTGCAGCAACTTGTTCGCGGGCCTTCTCTGAATCCTGTGTCAGTGGGGTAAAAACTGCCACCTATTCGGATTGTGATATCTCTGGAACTGCTTTGAGCATTGATGGTTCCGTCTCACTTTCCTATTCTGACTCCACATGTGGCATCGGCGCTGTTGGAGATTCGGTTAATAGAACCTACGATTTTAGAATAATTGGACCTCGCAATGGAGAACTACGAGTGTTCAGTTCCGCCCTTTCTGATTATCGTGGA encodes:
- a CDS encoding NAD(+)/NADH kinase, yielding MANNLKPNSKKIESVLIVYRQGTTKARKVAIELVSWLKAKGRQIYGTQDQNWPEDVNIAATSNLDTIDLVVVLGGDGTYLEAVRLLQGRKVPILGVNMGSLGFLTETRLETLYENLELTLAGKMEMRPRSMIQVATQQENKVITQRTALNDIVIERGGGGHMITLSTYCENRHVCDYKADGLIIATPTGSTAYNLASGGPILHPEVRSLVVTPICPHSLTNRPIIFPDDKILTFKIKKGRHDAVLTVDGQFVCNLTHLDEVSVRRDACDHFVLRRPSHNYFDLLREKLNFGSRAVF
- the recN gene encoding DNA repair protein RecN, with protein sequence MLVELKVSNFAIIGSLSLQFQPGLNILSGETGAGKSILLKSLALLMGDKSHADSVRSGAEFATIEGAFDLEDRSDVIDRLHELGIDTSDDQLVIRRLISPQGRSRVYLNGGLTALNSLREIVTPLLEVNGHYGAPLIEMTGQHDNRHLYSKSYHLDILDRFAGTWELRKEVQTKYGELKAISQRFQEFKEDRLKRDERLSFLTFQRDELSQLNIEPGEEDELQSRFNRAKNSNRLADFCSQSEESLYGDDDSVLVRIHRVLQRGQEICAIDEHLIKKLEPLQSAKALIEEAVYEFREYGRSLEIEPGELQNLEERISHCRRLMKKYGGNVAHLIEKLTQVVSEINSLENFDESLAKFEQKERELTVALRILAEELHAKRVKASVPLSKQVNKELFDLNMKGVLFGVSIAQLPKPSPTGISDVEFTTSSGANDGPRPLAKFASGGELSRILLALKRVVGLSDLPRTYLFDEVDAGVSGMTAEKVGRKLKSIAKGQQIICVTHLPQVAAFADHHFFIHKSPGKAKIEVEVKYLDKSDDRIGEIARLISGEKITKTSRDHARQLLQDSEASI
- a CDS encoding UDP-2,3-diacylglucosamine diphosphatase — encoded protein: MSIKALFISDLHLVDPDDERTRIFLNFLGRLVGREECTHLFLLGDIFDLWIAHHSYFVDRFRPIIEQFQRLQSAGIELHYFEGNHDLYLRDYWQNQLGVVVHSGPCYFTLDGLVLRLEHGDQMDPEDKGYIFLRWFLRTPVLKWLAYHLSGKIIVKIGEKASRKSRQYTGQVRRQCDLLAKQKMFSHAVRTFSERPFDILIAGHLHVKEDKQITLPGGVIHLFNLGSWLESPQVLKISN
- the ftsZ gene encoding cell division protein FtsZ: MFELEENTSVGACIKVIGVGGGGNNAVQTMIEGGLTGVEFVVANTDRQALSANRAEKKINLGSELTKGLGAGANPEIGKRAAIESYNDIVETLDGADMVFVTAGMGGGTGTGGAPIVAKIAKELGALTIGVVTRPFFFEGKKRKRHADLGIQELKENVDTLIVIPNQKLLSVSSEKTPLLETFKKADHVLLQAVKGISDLINIRGLINLDFADIRTVMAAKGMAIMGSGVALGENRAVEAATAAISSPLLENIAIDGATGIIINVTGGSNLTLWEVNEASTLITEAAHEDAEIIFGAVIDEEMGDEVRVTVIATGFGEDNQTTIVSDQIMRLQALAEAQVNQVNAMGQRLMDQMESRTIAQVSVSAEVEMRSQASTAWHQSQQAPPALPEERIEKLTPLSEDEGLDQSQSAEAQTNSGGDLEGTERPRLPRDILLAKAKAYRESQAKNPSHQPEQLSMDVEDEGDALAAARRLAREMARSPFDSETLEVPSYLRKKQHSDEQNSDGI
- the ftsA gene encoding cell division protein FtsA — its product is MAKVTKKSHVVTGLDIGTTKVACVVGVVGVSGGLDIVGVGVAANPGMRQGIVINIEATVEAIKKAREEAELMSGMSVSSEVWLSIGGTHIESFDSSGMVAIRHHEVTADDIDRVIEAAKAIVIPTDRQVLHVLPKDYKIDGQDGISDPIGMSGVRLETSVHIITGNASAVQNAIKCTERAGLQVRGLVLQQLASALAVATEDEKSLGCTVIDIGGGTCDMVSFVQGSVAHTAVIPVGGNNFTHDVAMGLRTTQMSAENLKRKYGCALAELVPAEEAIEVEAVGGRKSRSLPRRELCEVVEARAEETLQLLRTELSKMDFFKKIGSGLILTGGGSLLPGLVEMGDFIFDVPVRKGAPDRVGGLTDVVRCASFATGVGLVLYGLRQEKHRATEVAVAVKTNVSFADVTKKIKDYFVSVF
- a CDS encoding FtsQ-type POTRA domain-containing protein, with the translated sequence MAKWSRKLLSGTAGFLIASTMGVGTYWAIQGPWFGIEQIEIEMDPVSGQDVLFQRIQGDLRKKYQLFNGKKLWEVSIQDLRSLAEKDSRVKRASVSRRFLDGILVQIRPRDPVLGLVDNRGRVYPVANDASLLPDLPPEEAPDLPYLRGSEFFKKSEMRSKAVSLIAQIPPQGLISVASISEIHFLPKEGFHFILRQKGIRVLIGDSIPRIKLSHVEQVLNYLTEHQIDGRVIDARFSKKVVVRLRNQP